A single genomic interval of Selenobaculum gibii harbors:
- a CDS encoding WG repeat-containing protein yields MKKDKKEGYCNIDGTGVLPIEFDEVPDGYNGFISAKKDNKWGFIDKTGNMVIEPQYEEVGRFFNK; encoded by the coding sequence GTGAAAAAAGATAAGAAAGAAGGTTATTGTAATATAGATGGAACAGGTGTATTACCAATAGAATTTGATGAAGTTCCAGATGGTTATAATGGTTTTATTTCTGCAAAGAAAGATAATAAATGGGGATTTATAGATAAGACAGGAAATATGGTTATAGAACCACAGTATGAAGAAGTAGGTCGTTTTTTTAATAAGTAA
- a CDS encoding LysR family transcriptional regulator → MDMNIQKYMAFVQTVEYGSFTKAAEILNYSQSGISRMINDLEKEWNVSLLERSRLGVKLTSDGLKLLPFAKNVCNEYQKLQTQVDELNGLQSGLIRIGTFSSVATHWLPNIIKRFQGNYPNIEYELLLGDYLEIENWILEGRVDCGFTRLPTHPGLETIFLEQDKFLVVLPENHPLASCEIFPVKELCNSPFMLLEKGVKSEISEIFERSNLSPRIRFTTWDDYAIMSMVESGLGISILPQLILKRIPYKIILKELDIPAYRNIAIALRNKKTASLAVKKFLDYLKYRY, encoded by the coding sequence ATGGATATGAACATCCAAAAATATATGGCATTTGTTCAAACTGTTGAATATGGGAGTTTCACCAAAGCGGCGGAAATATTGAATTATTCTCAATCTGGGATTAGTCGAATGATTAACGATTTAGAAAAAGAATGGAATGTATCCCTGCTCGAACGTAGTCGCTTAGGTGTAAAACTAACCTCTGATGGATTGAAACTATTGCCCTTTGCAAAAAATGTTTGCAACGAATATCAAAAACTCCAAACACAAGTAGACGAGTTGAATGGATTACAATCCGGACTTATCCGAATAGGCACATTTTCAAGTGTGGCAACGCATTGGCTCCCAAATATTATAAAGAGATTCCAAGGTAATTACCCTAATATTGAATACGAACTCTTATTAGGTGACTACTTAGAAATAGAAAATTGGATTTTAGAAGGACGCGTCGATTGCGGATTCACACGCCTTCCTACACATCCCGGTCTTGAAACAATTTTTCTAGAGCAAGATAAGTTTCTTGTCGTCTTACCCGAGAATCACCCCTTAGCCTCTTGCGAAATTTTCCCGGTTAAAGAGTTATGTAATTCCCCTTTTATGCTTTTAGAAAAAGGAGTAAAATCTGAAATCTCAGAAATATTTGAACGTAGCAATCTTTCGCCTAGGATACGTTTTACAACTTGGGATGATTATGCCATCATGTCTATGGTGGAAAGCGGTTTAGGAATCAGTATTCTACCACAATTAATATTAAAGCGGATTCCCTATAAGATCATTCTAAAAGAACTCGATATTCCTGCATATAGAAATATCGCAATCGCTCTACGCAATAAAAAAACTGCCTCATTGGCAGTTAAAAAATTTTTAGACTATTTAAAATATAGATACTAA
- a CDS encoding response regulator transcription factor, translating to MQGNEVTMQHTVLIVDDDKKIVKLLEAYFQLENFITSASYDGQEALLWIREKHPDIVILDLMLPQISGLEICRQIRTESNVPIIMLTARDEEADKLIGLEIGADDYVTKPFSPREVVTRAKVILRRSKNVSNADELIRVGNISIDIAKHIVSKGKITIELTPTEFKILELLAANPNQVFTRLQIVEQVQGYAFDGYERTIDAHIKNLRRKLKDSQQESTYIQTVYGIGYKLASDYNV from the coding sequence ATGCAAGGGAATGAAGTAACCATGCAACACACTGTATTGATTGTAGATGATGATAAGAAAATTGTAAAATTGCTAGAAGCTTATTTTCAATTGGAGAATTTTATAACCAGTGCATCTTATGATGGGCAGGAAGCTTTGCTATGGATCCGTGAGAAACATCCGGATATTGTTATATTAGATTTAATGTTGCCACAAATAAGTGGGTTAGAAATTTGTCGGCAAATACGTACGGAAAGCAATGTGCCGATTATAATGCTCACGGCTAGAGATGAAGAAGCCGATAAGTTGATTGGATTAGAAATAGGTGCTGATGACTATGTTACCAAACCGTTCAGCCCGCGTGAAGTTGTTACTAGAGCTAAAGTTATTTTACGACGCTCAAAAAATGTATCGAATGCTGATGAGCTGATTCGCGTTGGCAATATATCTATTGATATTGCTAAACATATTGTAAGTAAAGGCAAAATTACTATAGAGTTGACACCAACGGAATTTAAAATACTTGAGTTATTAGCGGCGAATCCTAATCAAGTATTTACACGGTTACAAATTGTTGAACAAGTACAAGGCTATGCTTTTGATGGATATGAACGTACGATAGACGCGCATATTAAAAATCTTCGTCGAAAGCTAAAAGATAGTCAACAAGAGTCAACTTATATACAGACAGTTTATGGAATAGGCTATAAATTAGCCAGTGATTATAATGTTTAA
- a CDS encoding HAD family hydrolase: protein MNKTKKLVSFILVFAMAIGIATCTQAASREEIANIHVSKAGDFKYWADNSPAKQTLVNYVKDVTNKKSANFIPVEDRIAVFDLDGTLICETTPSYFEWMMYLDRVLDDPTYNASPEDKDYAKVVKAAIDARHLPEDMELKEAIAQSKAFAGMTFPEYENYVKKFMETPAEGLTNLKRGESFYLPMVEVVSYLQANDFTVYIVSGSDRPALRILVDGIMKIAPNNVIGTDADILASHQNGKDGLDYVYAKDDRIIRGEFLRKNVKMNKVSNIAQEIGKQPVLAFGNSSGDASMFQYTIINNKYKSDAFTLLCDDLDRELGNQKKADSMAKSAKENGWVAISMKNDFKTIYGPEVKRAAAQ, encoded by the coding sequence ATGAATAAAACGAAAAAACTGGTTTCATTTATCCTTGTATTTGCCATGGCGATAGGCATTGCCACTTGTACACAGGCAGCATCTCGTGAAGAAATCGCTAATATTCATGTATCAAAAGCCGGAGATTTTAAGTATTGGGCGGATAATTCTCCAGCAAAGCAGACTCTTGTTAACTATGTTAAAGATGTTACAAACAAAAAAAGTGCTAATTTTATTCCTGTTGAAGACCGAATTGCAGTATTCGATTTGGATGGTACACTAATCTGTGAAACTACACCGTCTTATTTTGAATGGATGATGTACTTGGACCGTGTATTAGATGATCCTACATATAATGCTTCTCCGGAAGATAAAGATTATGCTAAAGTTGTAAAAGCTGCAATTGATGCAAGACATCTTCCAGAAGATATGGAACTTAAAGAAGCTATTGCACAATCAAAAGCATTTGCAGGAATGACTTTCCCCGAATATGAAAATTATGTGAAAAAATTCATGGAAACTCCTGCTGAAGGATTGACCAATTTAAAACGTGGAGAATCTTTCTATTTACCAATGGTAGAAGTTGTTTCCTATCTCCAGGCAAACGACTTCACTGTTTATATCGTATCTGGTAGTGATAGACCTGCGTTACGTATTTTAGTTGATGGTATTATGAAGATTGCGCCAAATAATGTAATTGGAACGGATGCTGATATTCTTGCATCGCATCAAAATGGAAAAGATGGACTTGATTATGTTTATGCAAAAGACGATCGAATTATCCGTGGTGAGTTCTTACGCAAAAATGTAAAAATGAATAAAGTCTCTAATATCGCACAAGAAATTGGTAAACAGCCAGTATTAGCATTTGGTAATAGCAGTGGTGATGCTAGTATGTTCCAATATACGATAATAAACAATAAATATAAGAGTGATGCATTTACACTTCTTTGTGATGATCTTGATCGCGAACTTGGCAACCAAAAGAAAGCTGATTCAATGGCAAAGAGTGCAAAGGAAAATGGATGGGTAGCTATTTCTATGAAAAATGACTTCAAAACAATTTATGGACCTGAAGTTAAAAGAGCTGCTGCTCAATAA
- a CDS encoding DUF6803 family protein: MNMTHYMELLAVNQPWNLIFYMVIPVFLAEALVATEFFTVYLKNSHPGNWKKWNKRLGIVLGFYFLGIALQLCVNVIPSIQWRGILDVLAVGSYVSGVIPLMGISFLELGIIAPNKSEDEKMKLHFLLLIAFLIVSHIAMVFGMSDPTLLGWQSNTMEIHHHMK; encoded by the coding sequence ATGAATATGACACATTATATGGAATTGTTGGCGGTTAATCAGCCTTGGAACTTAATTTTCTATATGGTAATACCAGTATTTTTAGCAGAAGCTTTAGTTGCTACTGAATTTTTTACAGTTTATCTTAAAAATTCTCATCCTGGTAACTGGAAAAAATGGAATAAGCGCTTAGGCATAGTATTAGGATTTTACTTTTTGGGGATAGCATTGCAATTATGTGTTAATGTTATTCCATCTATCCAATGGCGGGGTATTTTAGACGTATTAGCAGTTGGTTCTTATGTTAGTGGTGTAATTCCTCTGATGGGAATTTCCTTTTTAGAACTAGGCATTATTGCTCCCAATAAGTCTGAGGATGAAAAGATGAAATTGCATTTTCTTTTATTGATAGCGTTTCTGATTGTTTCACATATTGCTATGGTATTTGGCATGTCAGATCCAACATTGCTTGGTTGGCAGTCTAATACTATGGAAATACATCATCATATGAAGTAA
- a CDS encoding spore photoproduct lyase family protein → MFIPKLVIFEEKALTYPKGKALQKFFEEKSIPIHYQKTTRIILKGDAPTKYQQGKNTLVIGVRKISEFQSCKPSAHYQLPLVSGCMGIVY, encoded by the coding sequence ATGTTTATTCCTAAATTAGTTATATTTGAAGAAAAAGCATTAACCTATCCGAAAGGTAAAGCCTTACAAAAATTTTTCGAAGAAAAATCTATTCCTATTCATTATCAAAAAACTACTCGTATTATTTTAAAAGGTGATGCTCCAACAAAATATCAACAGGGTAAAAACACCTTGGTTATTGGTGTTAGAAAAATCAGCGAATTTCAATCATGCAAGCCTTCTGCCCATTATCAACTTCCTTTAGTTAGTGGATGCATGGGGATTGTTTACTAA
- a CDS encoding sensor histidine kinase produces the protein MFNITWRITGLMFLTILITVFLLVYLANHQMELHFNTYLNAQSIDMINKIGMDTPEQIFLQSIHHSLYWVGAILLILGLIASFLVAQSITIPIRKLGKGVDSLKKGNYGEKVDVIANDEIGELAVAFNDMSKSLADSITLRKQLLADIAHELKTPLSVIQGNLEGMLENVIKRSDEQIQSLYEETLHLNRMINDLKDLTLAETNQLTLEKKATDINILIGRALNMLEAIADDQGILFVKKLQPVPDVFVDVNRINQVLYNLLVNALRYTPDQGIITVYSALVEKNNESWVQIIIEDTGCGISQKDLPFIFEHFYRADKSRDKKSGGSGIGLAIVKQLLEIHNGSIQATSVVGQGSRFIIYLPVSTDI, from the coding sequence ATGTTTAATATTACTTGGCGAATTACTGGACTGATGTTTTTAACGATTTTGATAACTGTATTTTTACTGGTGTATTTAGCTAATCACCAAATGGAACTACATTTTAACACATACTTAAATGCGCAGAGTATTGATATGATAAATAAAATCGGTATGGATACACCGGAACAAATTTTTTTACAGTCGATTCATCATTCTCTATATTGGGTAGGTGCTATTCTTTTAATATTGGGGCTTATTGCTAGTTTTCTAGTTGCACAAAGTATTACTATTCCGATTCGTAAGTTAGGTAAAGGTGTAGATTCTTTAAAAAAAGGAAATTATGGAGAGAAAGTAGATGTTATAGCTAATGATGAAATAGGTGAATTAGCTGTTGCTTTTAATGATATGTCAAAATCCTTAGCAGATAGTATTACTCTAAGAAAACAACTATTGGCTGATATTGCTCATGAATTAAAAACGCCATTGTCTGTAATACAGGGGAATTTAGAAGGTATGTTAGAAAATGTGATTAAGCGTAGTGATGAACAAATTCAATCACTATATGAAGAAACTTTACATTTGAATCGAATGATTAATGATTTGAAGGATTTAACGTTAGCCGAAACTAATCAGCTGACTTTGGAAAAAAAAGCTACGGATATCAATATTCTTATTGGTCGAGCATTGAATATGCTGGAGGCAATCGCAGATGATCAAGGGATTCTATTTGTGAAAAAATTGCAACCGGTTCCGGATGTTTTTGTTGATGTCAATCGCATAAATCAGGTACTTTATAACCTATTGGTAAATGCTTTGCGTTACACTCCTGATCAGGGGATAATTACTGTATATAGTGCATTGGTGGAAAAAAACAATGAAAGCTGGGTACAAATTATTATTGAAGATACGGGGTGTGGTATTTCTCAAAAAGATTTGCCATTTATTTTTGAACATTTTTATCGAGCTGATAAATCGCGAGATAAAAAAAGTGGTGGTTCTGGGATTGGACTAGCAATCGTCAAACAATTGCTAGAGATTCATAATGGATCGATACAGGCAACTAGTGTAGTGGGACAAGGTAGTAGGTTTATTATCTATTTGCCAGTTTCAACTGATATATAA
- the bioC gene encoding malonyl-ACP O-methyltransferase BioC, translated as MLNKNMITKHFSKAAKEYDEYAKVQKKMALVLNDLLEEKSNYEILEIGCGTGYLTKILADKFPDANILATDISPDMIESAKYKLSNYQNITYAILDGEKISTDKKYDLIISNAVFQWFSDYNQTFQRFFECLNPNGYLIYSTFGPKTFIELSQSFTYAYQKNQIKQNYIIGPSFSKMNELINISTSIGFISTHQEKFYTEYFPSPKDFLRSIKKIGANNSSQADHVLVNKKVMTDMLTYYEDTFSKDDQVYTTYHAIYGKNQKV; from the coding sequence ATGTTAAACAAAAATATGATTACCAAACATTTTTCAAAAGCTGCTAAAGAATATGATGAATATGCAAAAGTACAAAAGAAAATGGCGTTGGTCCTAAATGATTTGTTAGAAGAGAAATCAAATTACGAAATTTTAGAAATTGGGTGTGGAACTGGATATTTAACAAAAATTCTTGCTGATAAATTTCCAGATGCGAATATTTTAGCCACAGATATTTCTCCCGATATGATTGAATCAGCCAAATACAAATTATCTAACTATCAAAATATTACTTACGCTATTTTAGATGGCGAAAAAATTTCAACCGATAAAAAATATGATCTAATTATCTCTAACGCAGTTTTTCAATGGTTTTCAGATTATAATCAAACATTTCAACGTTTTTTCGAATGTTTAAATCCCAATGGGTACTTAATCTATTCTACCTTTGGGCCTAAAACTTTTATCGAGCTCAGTCAATCTTTTACCTATGCATATCAAAAAAATCAGATAAAACAAAACTATATTATCGGACCTTCTTTTTCCAAAATGAATGAACTCATTAATATTTCCACTAGCATAGGTTTCATTTCCACGCATCAAGAAAAATTCTATACAGAATATTTTCCTTCTCCTAAAGATTTTTTACGAAGCATAAAAAAAATTGGTGCAAATAATTCTTCACAAGCAGACCATGTTCTTGTTAATAAAAAAGTTATGACAGATATGCTCACTTATTATGAAGATACGTTCTCTAAAGATGATCAAGTATACACAACCTATCATGCTATTTACGGAAAAAATCAAAAAGTTTAG
- a CDS encoding MATE family efflux transporter, which produces MEQKNTFTEGAILVPLLKFSLPILFAIFLQAMYGAVDLIIVGQFGDASGVSAVATGGQIMQTITGIITGLTMGTTVLLGQKIGAQNKSGAAKTMGASICIFTAIAIILTILLLIFARPLATLLNTPVEAFEKTVQYTMICSSGLIFIVAYNVISGIFRGLGNSKLPLIFVIIACIVNILGDLLLIGFFKLDAVGAAIATVLAQALSVILSIMIIKRKKLPFNFSKKHISFHKNETKKILLLGSPIALQDALTNLSFLIITAIVNVLGLVASAAVGVSEKIVIFIMLIPIAYMSAISAFSAQNIGARKPNRARLAMFYGMATSLIFGFIMFYIAFFHGNLIAEIFSTDNDVIEACADYMKSYAIDCILVSILFCFMGYFNGCGRTMFVMIQGLLAAFLIRIPFSYFMSKVEGATMFEIGLASPIATTLSIILCIMYYIFSNRNEKL; this is translated from the coding sequence TTGGAACAAAAAAATACTTTTACTGAAGGTGCTATTCTTGTACCTTTGCTTAAATTTTCTTTACCGATTTTGTTCGCCATATTTCTTCAGGCTATGTATGGCGCTGTTGATCTAATAATTGTAGGCCAGTTTGGCGATGCTTCTGGCGTGTCTGCAGTTGCTACTGGCGGTCAAATTATGCAAACTATTACAGGAATTATCACAGGCTTAACAATGGGCACTACTGTATTGCTTGGGCAAAAAATAGGTGCTCAAAATAAATCTGGCGCCGCAAAAACGATGGGAGCATCCATTTGTATTTTTACAGCAATCGCAATAATCTTGACTATACTATTATTAATTTTCGCCCGTCCTCTAGCCACACTTCTTAATACGCCTGTTGAAGCATTTGAAAAAACTGTTCAATATACAATGATCTGCTCATCAGGTTTAATTTTTATTGTAGCGTATAATGTCATTAGTGGTATTTTTAGAGGCCTTGGCAATTCCAAACTTCCATTAATTTTTGTTATTATCGCATGCATAGTAAACATCTTAGGAGATTTACTTTTAATTGGTTTTTTTAAACTTGATGCAGTCGGAGCCGCTATAGCTACTGTGCTTGCACAAGCACTAAGTGTTATTTTATCTATTATGATAATTAAAAGAAAAAAACTCCCCTTTAATTTTTCCAAAAAGCATATTAGCTTTCATAAAAATGAAACAAAAAAAATATTATTACTTGGTTCTCCAATAGCACTACAAGACGCACTCACCAATCTTTCCTTCTTGATTATTACCGCAATTGTAAACGTGCTAGGTCTCGTTGCATCGGCCGCCGTAGGAGTAAGTGAAAAAATTGTAATCTTTATCATGTTGATTCCTATAGCCTACATGTCTGCCATTTCAGCATTTTCAGCGCAAAATATCGGAGCAAGAAAACCAAATCGAGCTAGGCTTGCTATGTTTTACGGCATGGCAACTTCTCTAATTTTCGGCTTTATTATGTTTTATATTGCTTTCTTCCACGGAAATTTGATAGCGGAAATTTTTTCAACTGACAATGACGTAATTGAAGCATGTGCCGATTATATGAAATCGTATGCTATTGACTGCATTCTCGTTTCGATCCTATTTTGTTTTATGGGATATTTCAATGGTTGTGGCAGAACAATGTTTGTCATGATACAAGGTCTGCTTGCCGCATTTTTAATTCGTATCCCATTTTCTTATTTTATGAGTAAAGTAGAGGGTGCCACAATGTTCGAAATAGGGCTTGCATCCCCTATTGCAACAACTTTGTCTATCATTCTTTGCATTATGTATTACATTTTTAGTAATCGAAACGAGAAGCTTTAA
- a CDS encoding alpha/beta fold hydrolase — MVLFINGWATNKTIWSKLHLRQNSNFYDVSLHKSFSDLEHQLYHLYKKSSHPLTLIGWSLGGMLALELAHQHPRKIKKLILISSTAKFVQDETYPCGLNEIIVKNLSRKIHRNSIAAQKEFYKLMFSIEEQSFQQEFIQEQFPAMLVSNIDNLQENLQYLLQKDLRNILKEIKIPTQIIHGTSDKICPVDAGKYLYEHLFNAELTLLPTCGHIPFLTQQKACEKIFFSQGKEDV, encoded by the coding sequence ATGGTTTTATTTATTAACGGTTGGGCAACAAATAAAACAATCTGGTCTAAGCTTCACTTAAGACAAAATAGTAATTTTTATGATGTCTCTTTGCACAAAAGTTTTTCCGACTTAGAACATCAGCTTTATCATCTTTACAAAAAATCTTCTCATCCGCTAACATTAATTGGTTGGTCTCTAGGAGGGATGCTCGCTTTAGAACTTGCGCATCAACATCCAAGAAAAATAAAAAAACTTATTCTAATATCATCAACTGCAAAATTTGTTCAAGACGAAACATATCCTTGTGGCCTAAATGAAATTATCGTAAAAAACTTGTCTAGAAAAATACATAGAAATTCCATCGCTGCACAAAAAGAATTTTATAAGTTAATGTTTTCGATCGAAGAACAATCTTTTCAACAAGAATTTATCCAAGAGCAATTCCCAGCAATGCTCGTAAGCAATATAGATAACCTACAAGAAAATTTACAATATTTATTGCAAAAAGATTTACGGAATATTTTAAAGGAGATAAAAATTCCTACGCAAATTATTCACGGAACCTCTGATAAAATATGTCCTGTCGACGCAGGTAAATATTTATATGAACATTTATTTAATGCTGAGCTTACCTTACTACCCACTTGCGGTCATATTCCATTTCTGACACAGCAAAAAGCTTGCGAGAAAATATTTTTTTCGCAAGGCAAGGAGGATGTTTAA
- the proB gene encoding glutamate 5-kinase, with protein MMSLYNNRMVVKVGTSTLTNDIGKSDLRIFDRLACVLSDIQNMGYEVILVSSGAIAIGANKLQMKKRPTSMRLKQAAAAVGQCSIMYLYDKFFNNYDKTIAQILLNAEDMENEEKKENLINTFNTLLEMGIIPVVNENDSVSYTEIESEDRLFGDNDMLSAVVAVLCRAKKLIILSDINGFYDSDPRLYPKAKLIECITKIDEHILSLAGGAGSRRGTGGMKTKVQAAEMATSQGIDTIIMNGKNPLGIYEIVKGGRGGTLFVGKR; from the coding sequence ATGATGAGTTTGTATAACAATAGAATGGTTGTTAAAGTTGGTACTTCTACATTGACCAATGATATAGGAAAAAGCGACTTAAGAATTTTTGATCGTCTTGCTTGTGTGTTGTCTGACATTCAAAATATGGGGTATGAAGTTATTCTAGTATCATCTGGTGCGATTGCTATAGGAGCGAATAAGTTACAAATGAAAAAACGGCCAACGAGTATGAGGTTAAAACAAGCGGCGGCAGCAGTTGGACAATGTAGTATTATGTACTTATATGATAAATTTTTTAATAATTATGATAAAACGATTGCACAGATTTTGTTGAATGCGGAAGATATGGAAAATGAGGAGAAAAAGGAAAATTTAATTAATACCTTTAACACATTACTTGAAATGGGAATTATTCCAGTTGTAAATGAAAATGATTCAGTAAGTTATACTGAAATTGAGTCAGAGGATAGATTGTTTGGAGACAATGATATGCTTTCGGCTGTGGTTGCAGTACTGTGCAGGGCGAAAAAACTTATTATTTTATCTGATATCAACGGTTTTTATGATAGTGATCCACGCCTTTATCCAAAGGCAAAATTAATAGAATGCATCACAAAGATAGATGAACATATCTTATCTCTAGCTGGAGGTGCTGGTTCGCGGCGTGGTACAGGTGGCATGAAAACGAAAGTGCAAGCAGCAGAAATGGCAACTTCGCAGGGAATTGATACAATTATTATGAATGGGAAAAATCCATTAGGAATTTATGAAATTGTTAAGGGGGGAAGAGGTGGGACTCTTTTTGTTGGGAAAAGATAA